From the genome of Campylobacter concisus, one region includes:
- a CDS encoding OmpA family protein: protein MKKVVLASVAVATLLLSGCSSKNPEVDMNSNSNQSADNSGSMSDADRLAALIANIESQVKSVYFDFDKFNIKADQQGVVSSNASVFNQADAQALSIKVEGNCDEWGTDEYNYALGLKRAKSAKDALVRNGVSADRIAVVSFGESNPVCTDKTKACDAQNRRADFKVLP from the coding sequence ATGAAAAAAGTAGTTCTAGCAAGTGTTGCAGTTGCAACTTTATTGTTGAGCGGTTGTAGCTCAAAAAACCCTGAAGTTGATATGAATTCAAATTCAAATCAATCTGCAGACAATTCAGGTAGCATGAGCGATGCTGATAGATTAGCAGCTCTTATTGCTAACATCGAGAGTCAAGTTAAAAGTGTATACTTTGACTTTGATAAATTTAATATCAAAGCTGATCAACAAGGCGTTGTTAGCTCAAATGCATCAGTATTTAACCAAGCTGACGCTCAAGCTCTTTCTATAAAAGTAGAAGGTAACTGCGATGAGTGGGGTACAGATGAGTATAACTATGCCCTTGGTTTAAAACGTGCTAAAAGCGCTAAAGATGCTCTTGTAAGAAATGGCGTTAGTGCTGATAGAATCGCTGTAGTTAGCTTTGGTGAAAGCAATCCAGTTTGCACAGATAAAACAAAAGCTTGCGATGCTCAAAATAGACGTGCAGATTTCAAAGTACTTCCATAA
- a CDS encoding TonB C-terminal domain-containing protein has protein sequence MSNKVKFPTLSSFLVASCIYVIIILVLFIKLTFFAEPPKKYTDDKDAIMDVVMVDREVDQTIKAPKQADEVVKETKPEPKKESEEDKQETTNKPVIPDEPLPTPSLPIPPKEEPKPEPKKPEPKPEILKPSEEPKEDVKPEPKPEPKPTPKPVEKPKPKEPNIKDLFSDIDSTKLKKDDGIKKAENKVQSRKKSEASSSKAAKEASDIIKSLKIDQNPTAPKSQMTGTYDPLMGAITKQIQRRWQSYKADSANLAKVKVMIDQSGNFSYEILELSYNEEFNAKVRECLEKLTAEKFPFNPDKSTTFNLNLEDKIN, from the coding sequence ATGTCAAATAAAGTTAAATTTCCAACGCTTAGTTCATTTCTTGTAGCATCTTGTATTTACGTTATTATTATACTTGTTTTGTTTATAAAGCTTACTTTTTTTGCAGAACCTCCTAAAAAATATACCGATGATAAAGATGCTATTATGGATGTGGTTATGGTTGATAGAGAAGTCGATCAAACCATTAAAGCTCCAAAACAAGCAGATGAAGTAGTTAAAGAGACAAAGCCTGAACCAAAAAAGGAGTCAGAAGAAGATAAGCAAGAGACTACAAATAAGCCTGTTATACCAGATGAGCCATTGCCTACCCCAAGCTTACCAATTCCTCCAAAAGAGGAACCAAAACCTGAGCCTAAAAAACCAGAACCAAAACCAGAAATTTTAAAACCAAGTGAAGAGCCTAAAGAAGATGTTAAGCCAGAGCCAAAACCTGAGCCTAAACCTACGCCAAAGCCAGTTGAAAAGCCAAAACCAAAAGAGCCAAATATAAAAGATCTCTTTAGCGACATAGATTCGACTAAGCTTAAAAAAGATGATGGCATAAAAAAGGCTGAGAATAAAGTGCAAAGTCGCAAAAAAAGCGAGGCTTCTAGCTCAAAAGCTGCAAAAGAGGCTAGCGACATCATCAAGAGCCTAAAGATAGATCAAAACCCAACAGCTCCAAAGTCACAAATGACCGGCACTTATGATCCATTGATGGGAGCCATAACAAAGCAAATTCAAAGAAGATGGCAAAGCTATAAAGCTGACTCTGCAAATCTTGCCAAAGTAAAGGTTATGATAGATCAAAGTGGAAATTTTAGCTATGAAATTTTAGAGCTATCATATAATGAAGAGTTTAATGCAAAGGTTAGAGAGTGCCTGGAAAAGCTTACTGCAGAGAAATTTCCATTTAATCCAGACAAAAGTACTACTTTTAATTTAAATTTAGAAGATAAAATAAACTAA
- a CDS encoding biopolymer transporter ExbD yields the protein MAAKFTDETPELNITPLVDIMLVLLAILMVTMPTITYQEDITLPDGSKAKTSTSKQKDLIVSINSQGQVRVDQSTMSLAEFPDNIALMSTKYDKTSPIYIKADKNLKYDDVMFVLKTLKGAGFNKVALETNG from the coding sequence ATGGCTGCTAAATTTACCGATGAGACACCAGAGCTAAATATAACTCCTCTTGTTGATATTATGCTTGTTTTACTAGCCATTTTAATGGTTACTATGCCAACCATAACATATCAAGAGGATATTACTCTTCCGGATGGTTCAAAGGCAAAAACTTCAACATCTAAGCAAAAAGACCTTATAGTATCTATAAATTCGCAAGGACAAGTTAGAGTTGATCAGAGTACTATGAGCCTTGCTGAGTTTCCTGATAATATCGCATTAATGAGTACAAAATACGATAAAACCTCGCCTATCTATATAAAAGCTGATAAAAATTTAAAATACGATGATGTTATGTTTGTATTAAAGACTTTGAAAGGTGCTGGTTTTAATAAAGTAGCTTTAGAGACAAACGGTTAA
- the fabD gene encoding ACP S-malonyltransferase: MKKFAFVFAGQGSQSIGMGKDFYENFSTAKLLLNDACNDTGIDYEELLFTQNDKLDKTEFTQPAIVLNSLMTYLAFSNFIKEKPEFSLGHSLGEFTALAVSEAFNFIDAIRLVNLRGKFMQEACVGKDAGMMVVLGLSDEVVEEICKKAREEGLQIYAANYNCDGQIVVAGVRADLASYEAKFKEAGAKRAMLLNMSVASHCPILEPASVRLASELESTLATKFSPVVSNVNAKIYTDKSEALVLLKEQLIKPVCYKQSIKNYENDVDCFIELGAATLKGINKKITEKPTYSITDMASLEEVVKILEER, translated from the coding sequence ATGAAAAAATTTGCTTTTGTTTTTGCGGGCCAAGGCTCGCAAAGTATTGGTATGGGAAAAGACTTTTACGAAAATTTTTCTACTGCTAAACTGCTTTTAAATGATGCTTGTAATGACACTGGCATTGATTACGAGGAGCTTTTATTTACACAAAACGATAAGTTAGATAAAACAGAATTTACTCAGCCAGCTATCGTTTTAAACTCACTAATGACTTATTTGGCTTTTTCAAATTTTATTAAAGAAAAACCAGAATTTAGTCTTGGACACTCACTTGGAGAATTTACCGCTCTTGCAGTTAGCGAAGCATTTAATTTTATTGATGCGATTAGGCTTGTAAATTTACGTGGTAAATTTATGCAAGAGGCTTGTGTTGGTAAAGATGCTGGTATGATGGTAGTCCTCGGACTTAGTGATGAAGTGGTTGAAGAAATTTGTAAAAAAGCAAGAGAAGAAGGTTTACAAATTTATGCTGCAAACTACAACTGCGATGGACAAATCGTTGTCGCTGGTGTAAGAGCTGATCTTGCTAGCTATGAAGCAAAATTTAAAGAAGCTGGCGCAAAAAGAGCAATGCTTTTAAATATGTCAGTAGCAAGTCATTGTCCGATACTTGAGCCAGCTAGTGTTAGACTGGCAAGCGAGCTTGAGAGTACTTTGGCTACCAAATTTTCTCCTGTTGTCTCAAATGTAAATGCTAAAATTTATACCGATAAAAGTGAAGCACTAGTCCTACTAAAAGAGCAGCTAATAAAACCAGTTTGCTATAAACAAAGCATTAAAAACTATGAAAACGATGTTGATTGTTTTATCGAGCTTGGTGCTGCGACGTTAAAGGGCATCAATAAAAAAATTACCGAAAAGCCAACTTATAGTATTACTGATATGGCAAGTCTTGAAGAAGTTGTGAAAATTTTGGAGGAGAGATGA
- the atpD gene encoding F0F1 ATP synthase subunit beta encodes MKGVISQVMGPVVDVDFNDYLPKINEAIEVFFEVEGKKHKLILEVAAHLGDNRVRTIAMDMSEGLTRGLEAKALGAPISVPVGEKVLGRIFNVVGDLIDEGEGINFDKHWSIHRDPPPFEEQSTKSEIFETGIKVVDLLAPYAKGGKVGLFGGAGVGKTVIIMELIHNVAFKHSGYSVFAGVGERTREGNDLYHEMKESNVLDKVALCYGQMNEPPGARNRIALTGLTMAEYFRDEMGLDVLMFIDNIFRFSQSGAEMSALLGRIPSAVGYQPTLASEMGKFQERITSTKKGSITSVQAVYVPADDLTDPAPATVFAHLDATTVLNRSIAEKGIYPAVDPLDSTSRMLDPQILGADHYKVARGVQAVLQKYKDLQDIIAILGMDELSEEDKLTVDRARKIERFLSQPFFVAEVFTGSPGKYVSLDENIAGFKGILEGKYDHLPEAAFYMVGNIDEALAKAEKLKA; translated from the coding sequence ATGAAGGGTGTTATTAGTCAAGTTATGGGCCCTGTGGTCGATGTTGACTTTAATGACTACTTGCCAAAGATCAATGAAGCTATCGAAGTTTTCTTTGAGGTTGAGGGCAAGAAACATAAACTAATATTAGAAGTTGCTGCTCACCTAGGCGATAATAGAGTCAGAACGATCGCTATGGATATGAGTGAGGGCTTGACTCGTGGCTTAGAGGCTAAAGCACTTGGTGCACCTATTAGTGTGCCAGTTGGTGAAAAAGTTCTAGGTAGAATTTTTAACGTAGTTGGTGATTTGATCGACGAGGGCGAGGGTATAAATTTTGATAAGCATTGGTCTATCCACCGCGATCCTCCTCCATTTGAAGAGCAAAGTACGAAAAGTGAAATTTTTGAAACTGGTATCAAGGTAGTTGACCTTCTAGCTCCTTACGCAAAGGGTGGTAAAGTAGGCCTATTTGGTGGTGCTGGAGTTGGTAAAACGGTTATTATTATGGAGCTTATCCACAACGTTGCGTTTAAACACAGCGGTTACTCTGTATTTGCAGGCGTTGGTGAGAGAACTCGTGAAGGAAACGACCTTTATCATGAAATGAAAGAAAGTAATGTTTTGGATAAAGTTGCCTTGTGCTATGGTCAAATGAATGAGCCACCAGGAGCAAGAAACCGTATCGCACTAACTGGTCTTACAATGGCTGAGTACTTCCGTGATGAGATGGGACTTGACGTTTTGATGTTTATCGATAACATCTTCCGTTTCTCTCAATCAGGTGCAGAAATGTCAGCTCTACTTGGACGTATCCCATCAGCTGTTGGTTATCAGCCAACTCTTGCAAGTGAGATGGGTAAATTCCAAGAGAGAATCACATCAACTAAAAAAGGTTCAATCACATCTGTTCAAGCTGTTTACGTTCCTGCGGACGACCTTACGGATCCAGCTCCTGCTACTGTTTTTGCTCACCTTGATGCTACGACAGTTCTTAACAGATCGATCGCAGAGAAAGGTATCTATCCAGCTGTTGATCCGCTTGATTCTACTTCAAGAATGCTCGATCCTCAAATTTTAGGAGCAGATCACTATAAGGTAGCTCGCGGCGTTCAAGCTGTTCTCCAAAAATATAAAGATCTTCAAGATATCATCGCTATCCTTGGTATGGACGAGCTTAGCGAAGAAGATAAGTTAACAGTTGATAGAGCAAGAAAGATCGAGAGATTTTTATCTCAGCCATTCTTTGTTGCTGAAGTATTTACAGGTAGCCCTGGTAAATATGTAAGTCTTGACGAAAATATAGCTGGCTTTAAGGGAATTTTAGAGGGTAAATATGATCACTTACCAGAAGCAGCATTTTATATGGTTGGAAATATAGATGAGGCTTTAGCTAAAGCTGAGAAACTTAAGGCTTAA
- a CDS encoding tRNA 2-thiocytidine biosynthesis TtcA family protein, with translation MIELSKRLLRQVGQTNARYKMIEGGDKILLGLSGGKDSLALAHVLKHIQNVTPEKFEFKAVTLSYGMGEDYAYLTKHCNEHGIEHEVIDSSIFEISKEKIRKNSSFCSFFSRMRRGYLYTYALKHGFNKLAIAHHLDDAAESFFMNFTYNGVLRTLAPKYTAKNGITVIRPFIFVRERQLRENAIKNELRVIGDEACPAMRFDVKMPHARYETKQLLATLEKENPKLFTSLKAAFENIHTDTFFALNSSSEE, from the coding sequence ATGATAGAGCTTAGTAAAAGGCTTCTTAGGCAAGTTGGTCAGACAAATGCCAGATACAAGATGATAGAGGGCGGAGATAAGATATTGCTTGGCCTTAGTGGCGGTAAAGATAGCCTCGCACTCGCTCACGTACTAAAGCATATTCAAAACGTCACACCTGAGAAATTTGAGTTTAAAGCAGTAACTCTAAGTTATGGCATGGGTGAGGACTATGCTTATCTTACGAAGCATTGCAATGAGCACGGAATAGAGCATGAAGTGATAGATAGCTCAATCTTTGAAATTTCAAAAGAGAAAATCCGTAAGAATTCCAGTTTTTGTAGTTTCTTTTCTCGTATGAGAAGAGGTTATCTTTATACTTACGCTTTAAAGCATGGTTTTAATAAACTCGCGATTGCTCATCATTTAGATGATGCAGCGGAGAGCTTTTTTATGAACTTTACCTATAATGGTGTACTAAGGACGCTTGCTCCAAAATATACTGCAAAAAATGGCATTACAGTTATTAGACCGTTTATCTTCGTTCGCGAGAGACAGCTTCGCGAAAATGCTATCAAAAACGAATTGAGAGTCATCGGTGACGAAGCATGCCCTGCAATGAGATTTGACGTGAAGATGCCGCATGCTAGATATGAAACCAAACAGCTTTTAGCGACTTTAGAAAAAGAAAATCCAAAACTTTTTACTTCGCTAAAAGCAGCATTTGAAAATATTCATACTGATACTTTTTTTGCTCTCAATAGCAGTAGTGAAGAGTAA
- a CDS encoding tetratricopeptide repeat protein: MNKKSIIVALIGATISITSGQEISAFDAGNMDSANPYGLTDNEKVTLNNKRSVQNIEENMNSVLEQLQGLQSLFESMSARMNKLEQRINDIETKVNGGISDSGVSLTSLKAYVDETRDIQDKNYKNITAALNKLGAIMDKNAAQPKQNANPKQQSKPTSNFSGKSDKDILADGIKLLNSGNSTEAAEYFEYLNKKGYKTGATNYYLGEVAYSQKSYSTAIQYYKKSIQNEDKADYTLKLLYHTAISFDKIGDTQSANRFYKALKVGYPDSKEAKASPNRN, from the coding sequence ATGAACAAAAAATCAATTATAGTGGCTCTGATTGGAGCCACTATTTCTATTACCTCCGGCCAAGAGATTTCAGCTTTTGATGCAGGCAATATGGATAGTGCGAATCCATATGGTCTAACCGACAATGAAAAAGTTACCCTAAATAATAAGCGAAGTGTTCAAAATATTGAAGAGAATATGAATAGTGTTTTAGAACAACTTCAAGGTTTGCAAAGCTTGTTTGAGAGCATGAGTGCTAGAATGAATAAGCTTGAGCAAAGAATAAATGATATAGAGACGAAGGTAAATGGTGGCATAAGTGATTCTGGTGTAAGTTTGACATCATTGAAGGCTTATGTTGATGAAACTAGAGATATACAAGACAAAAACTACAAAAATATTACTGCTGCCTTAAATAAATTAGGTGCAATAATGGATAAAAATGCTGCCCAACCAAAGCAAAATGCAAATCCAAAACAACAAAGTAAGCCAACTTCAAATTTTAGTGGAAAAAGCGATAAAGATATTTTGGCTGATGGCATTAAACTTCTAAATTCTGGCAATAGTACAGAAGCAGCTGAATATTTTGAATATTTAAATAAAAAAGGCTATAAAACTGGTGCAACAAATTATTATTTAGGTGAAGTTGCTTACAGTCAAAAATCATACAGTACAGCTATACAATACTATAAAAAAAGCATACAGAACGAAGATAAGGCTGACTATACACTAAAACTTCTATATCACACAGCTATAAGCTTTGATAAGATAGGTGACACGCAAAGTGCAAATAGATTTTATAAGGCTTTAAAAGTCGGTTATCCAGATAGTAAAGAAGCCAAAGCCTCTCCCAATAGAAACTAA
- a CDS encoding FKBP-type peptidyl-prolyl cis-trans isomerase — protein sequence MIVSKDQVITMFYELKDANTGEILESNMQEGGQISFITGHGHIIEKLEEEVSKLKSGERATISVKAAEGCGEYNNEAIQSLPKEQFAGIDLHEGMELFGQNEDGSSVRVIVKEIKDDEVTVDFNHPYAGKDLLFNVEVLEVRDATEDEKATGMVAGAHTCGCGGHDHEHEHECCGGHGHGHEDGGCGCGGHGHHHH from the coding sequence ATTATTGTGAGTAAAGATCAAGTTATAACTATGTTTTACGAACTAAAAGATGCTAATACTGGTGAAATTTTAGAGTCAAACATGCAAGAAGGTGGCCAAATTTCGTTTATAACAGGGCATGGCCATATTATAGAAAAGCTTGAAGAAGAAGTAAGCAAATTAAAATCAGGCGAAAGAGCAACTATAAGCGTAAAGGCAGCAGAGGGTTGTGGTGAATATAATAACGAAGCCATTCAGTCGTTACCAAAAGAGCAATTTGCTGGTATAGATTTACATGAAGGAATGGAGCTTTTTGGTCAAAATGAGGATGGCTCAAGTGTTCGTGTCATTGTTAAAGAGATCAAAGATGACGAAGTAACAGTTGATTTTAATCACCCATATGCTGGTAAAGATTTACTATTTAATGTTGAAGTTTTAGAAGTTAGAGATGCGACAGAAGATGAAAAAGCAACAGGCATGGTAGCTGGGGCTCATACTTGCGGTTGCGGTGGTCACGATCATGAGCATGAACATGAGTGCTGCGGTGGTCATGGACACGGACACGAGGATGGCGGTTGCGGTTGCGGTGGACACGGACATCACCATCACTAA
- the atpC gene encoding ATP synthase F1 subunit epsilon encodes MDKLHLEIVTPQGQIFNDDVSSVVLPGSEGEFGVLPNHASLISLLKAGIIDIEHKNKKHDVVAINWGYAKIDEGKVVILADGAVYVSGDSESELANSLEAARNLIESMSSDTNAFAATISKMENVVRTR; translated from the coding sequence ATGGATAAATTACATTTAGAGATCGTAACTCCTCAAGGTCAGATATTTAATGATGACGTGAGCAGTGTAGTGCTTCCAGGTAGCGAGGGTGAGTTTGGTGTTTTACCAAACCATGCCTCATTAATATCTCTTTTAAAAGCAGGTATTATAGATATAGAACATAAAAATAAAAAACATGATGTTGTTGCGATTAACTGGGGCTATGCAAAGATTGACGAAGGTAAGGTAGTAATACTTGCTGACGGTGCGGTTTACGTCTCTGGTGATAGTGAAAGCGAGCTTGCAAATTCATTGGAAGCTGCTAGAAATTTGATAGAGAGCATGAGTAGTGATACAAATGCTTTTGCAGCAACTATATCTAAAATGGAAAATGTAGTGAGAACTAGATAA
- a CDS encoding 5'-methylthioadenosine/adenosylhomocysteine nucleosidase — protein sequence MIAILGAMQEEITPILEMVGEYKTVQYANNKFYLANYKGKELVIAYSKIGKVNAAITATLMIEKFKASKLLFTGVAGSLDESLKIGDMLYATSLVQHDLDITAFGHPYGYVPGTSIFVKSDEGLNELAKKIADKKDMSLSAGIIATGDQFICDNEKKAWIKKIFNASATEMEGASVALVCETLGVPFFILRAISDGAGDAAEFDFDKFLQDSANVSAKFILEMVENL from the coding sequence ATGATAGCGATACTTGGAGCTATGCAAGAGGAGATAACGCCGATTCTTGAAATGGTTGGTGAATATAAAACTGTTCAATATGCAAATAATAAATTTTACTTAGCAAACTACAAAGGAAAAGAGCTAGTCATTGCCTATTCAAAGATAGGCAAGGTAAATGCAGCCATAACGGCAACTTTAATGATAGAAAAATTTAAGGCCTCAAAGTTGCTCTTTACCGGCGTAGCTGGCTCGCTTGATGAGAGTTTAAAAATAGGCGATATGCTTTATGCTACTAGCTTAGTGCAACATGATCTTGATATCACGGCTTTTGGCCATCCTTATGGCTATGTGCCAGGCACAAGTATATTTGTCAAAAGCGATGAAGGACTAAATGAACTGGCAAAAAAGATAGCTGATAAAAAAGATATGAGCTTAAGCGCTGGTATTATTGCGACCGGAGATCAGTTTATTTGCGATAATGAAAAGAAAGCTTGGATTAAAAAGATATTTAATGCGAGTGCTACCGAGATGGAAGGTGCTAGCGTTGCACTAGTTTGCGAAACACTTGGTGTGCCATTTTTTATACTAAGAGCTATCAGCGATGGAGCTGGTGATGCAGCAGAGTTTGACTTTGATAAATTTTTGCAAGATTCAGCAAATGTTAGTGCAAAATTTATACTTGAAATGGTAGAAAATTTATGA
- the tolB gene encoding Tol-Pal system protein TolB codes for MKKIFLFFCVALGLYAADATISVINQGVALPKIALQDATTAVSDAGFKDKFFKIMLGDLKVSSDFEVIEDHVPSTYEGTAATNTMSDKGVELIFRYALEGSMGSPLTLRVKLINAKTATTRYEKVYTMPDGAKYPFLAHKSIVELTNELNLPPVGWMEKFIILSKYTSARQSSIIVADYTLTYQKTIVSGGLNIFPKWAGADQSKFYYTSYINNKPTLFRYDLNSGTKTKIIDSIGMLIASDVSKDGSKILLTMAPKDQPDIFIYNTNSKSLTQITNYPGIDVNGNFVDNDSKIVFVSDRLGYPNVFATPAISGGSVEQMVFHGKNNNSVSTFENYVVYSSREASGSFNIYLISTQTDFIRQLTANGKNNYPRFSSDGQSVVFIKELGGQSSLGVVRLNENRSFQFPLKVGKIQSIDW; via the coding sequence ATGAAGAAAATTTTTCTTTTTTTTTGCGTTGCTCTAGGGCTTTATGCTGCTGATGCGACGATATCTGTTATAAACCAAGGTGTTGCTTTGCCAAAGATAGCTTTGCAAGATGCAACTACAGCTGTTAGTGATGCAGGCTTTAAAGATAAATTCTTTAAGATCATGCTAGGTGACTTGAAAGTTAGCTCAGACTTTGAGGTTATCGAAGATCACGTGCCTTCAACCTACGAGGGAACAGCAGCTACAAATACAATGAGCGACAAAGGTGTTGAGCTTATCTTTAGATATGCACTTGAAGGCTCTATGGGCTCGCCTCTTACTTTAAGAGTAAAACTGATAAACGCTAAAACAGCAACTACAAGATATGAGAAGGTTTATACTATGCCAGATGGCGCAAAGTATCCGTTTTTGGCGCATAAAAGTATAGTTGAGCTTACTAATGAACTAAATTTACCACCAGTTGGCTGGATGGAAAAATTTATTATTCTTTCAAAATATACTTCAGCTCGCCAAAGCTCTATCATAGTTGCTGATTATACACTTACATATCAAAAGACCATAGTAAGTGGCGGTCTAAACATTTTCCCAAAATGGGCTGGAGCCGATCAAAGTAAATTTTATTATACATCTTACATAAATAATAAGCCAACTTTATTTAGATATGATCTAAATTCTGGCACAAAAACAAAGATAATTGATAGCATTGGCATGCTTATAGCCTCAGATGTTAGTAAAGATGGAAGTAAAATTTTATTAACCATGGCACCAAAAGATCAGCCAGATATTTTTATCTATAATACAAATAGTAAAAGTTTGACGCAGATTACCAATTATCCAGGTATAGATGTAAATGGAAATTTTGTAGATAATGATAGTAAGATAGTTTTTGTATCAGATAGGCTTGGTTATCCCAACGTTTTTGCAACTCCTGCGATTTCTGGCGGAAGCGTTGAACAAATGGTATTTCATGGTAAAAATAATAACTCTGTAAGTACATTTGAAAATTATGTTGTTTATTCAAGCAGGGAAGCAAGCGGTAGTTTTAATATATATCTAATTTCAACTCAAACGGATTTTATACGCCAGCTTACAGCAAATGGCAAAAATAACTATCCAAGATTCTCAAGCGATGGGCAAAGTGTCGTCTTTATAAAAGAGCTTGGTGGTCAAAGTTCACTAGGGGTTGTTAGGCTAAATGAAAACAGAAGTTTTCAGTTTCCTTTAAAAGTAGGAAAAATTCAATCTATAGATTGGTAA
- the recO gene encoding recombination protein RecO, which yields MQGYILRVQKVRDEDLLVFVLTPNLLVKSYRFFGARHSNIMTGYKIDFELEQEAKFLPKLRSILHLGFKWLLERDKLIIWQQFMRLLYDHLKEVEQLDEIYFNELDRCAKQMQLQNPKRLIIESYVKILEYEGRLHSELECFICDEEIESELCLTRGFLPSHKHCLDRSEFDTSKIKNLFDTKSTIELNDDEINRLYKILLDGL from the coding sequence ATGCAAGGCTACATCCTGCGTGTGCAAAAGGTCAGAGACGAGGACCTTTTAGTCTTTGTGCTAACACCAAATTTGCTCGTAAAGTCGTATAGATTTTTTGGCGCACGCCACTCAAATATCATGACTGGCTATAAGATTGACTTTGAGCTAGAGCAAGAGGCGAAATTTCTACCAAAGCTTAGAAGCATACTTCACCTTGGCTTTAAATGGCTACTAGAGCGCGATAAGCTCATCATTTGGCAGCAGTTCATGCGCCTACTTTATGATCATCTAAAAGAGGTCGAGCAGCTCGATGAAATTTATTTTAATGAGCTTGATCGCTGCGCCAAACAGATGCAGCTACAAAATCCAAAACGCCTTATCATCGAAAGCTACGTTAAAATTTTAGAGTATGAAGGTAGGCTTCACAGCGAGCTTGAGTGCTTCATCTGCGACGAGGAGATAGAGAGCGAGCTTTGCTTAACTCGTGGTTTTTTACCCTCTCACAAGCACTGCCTTGATAGGAGCGAATTTGACACTAGCAAGATCAAAAATTTGTTTGATACAAAAAGTACGATCGAGCTAAATGACGATGAGATAAACCGTCTTTATAAAATTTTACTTGACGGACTTTAA
- a CDS encoding MotA/TolQ/ExbB proton channel family protein, which produces MGGIDLFLNYIQRSSFITIIVLTWLSIYFIVSFTILFSRMAGIGAWQKREQNALEALLMGAKNIPNDSSLRKCANGRISREKLNVCISIAEKNATSGLTWLSVIASTSPFIGLFGTVVSILETFSQLGNGGGSSLGIIAPAISEALVATGCGIFVAIPAYTFNLLIKRKAYELMSVIERQADVMIALKKDDEIL; this is translated from the coding sequence GTGGGCGGTATAGATTTATTTTTAAATTACATTCAAAGAAGCAGTTTTATTACAATTATTGTTTTAACTTGGCTGTCAATATATTTTATAGTTAGTTTCACAATTCTTTTTTCAAGAATGGCTGGTATTGGAGCTTGGCAAAAACGTGAGCAAAATGCACTTGAAGCACTGCTTATGGGTGCTAAAAATATTCCAAATGATTCGTCTTTGAGAAAATGTGCAAATGGAAGAATCTCAAGAGAAAAGCTAAATGTATGTATAAGCATAGCCGAGAAAAATGCTACAAGTGGGCTGACATGGCTAAGCGTAATAGCATCTACTTCGCCTTTTATCGGTCTTTTTGGAACCGTTGTTTCTATTTTAGAGACATTTTCACAACTTGGAAATGGTGGAGGTTCATCACTTGGTATTATCGCTCCAGCTATTTCAGAAGCACTTGTTGCAACTGGTTGTGGAATTTTTGTTGCGATCCCAGCATATACATTTAACTTACTCATAAAAAGAAAAGCTTATGAATTAATGAGTGTTATTGAGCGTCAGGCTGATGTAATGATAGCACTTAAAAAAGATGATGAGATACTATAA